A window of Cyclopterus lumpus isolate fCycLum1 chromosome 14, fCycLum1.pri, whole genome shotgun sequence contains these coding sequences:
- the jakmip2 gene encoding janus kinase and microtubule-interacting protein 2 isoform X1: MAKKGRTKSEKPEALISALQAANEDLRSKLTDIQIELHQEKCKVSKLERDKLQEVKRVREQEQHRHTAMLTDQRAKWHEEKQKELQALRENLTRQHEQELARHAKIKDQENQRLKAALSAMRDGSGEKVRTALTLEAKEDARRFFDQERVKLLQEIVELKSTKKQTDEALSNMIQSDKMKAGDLRVEHQHHQEQISKIKWDSEKDIRRLVDEIKSKERTIFGLEKELESTAGFLQKLQLQKDALDEQLFLVKEAECGLGSPKREIPGRAGDGAEHCGSPDLRRNQRRVADLNSTIRKLEDRNSLLVDERNELLKRVRESEKQCKPLLDKHKLLSKRNDDLTQTIQKLEEKLKNLTKENHEMKEKISSHPPLKKLKSLNDLDQAHDDQEIAFLKLQVLEQQSMIDELTRDREKLLRKKRHKRSSRPIKRHIVVDTFFGYDEESMDSETSSVASFRVDRTPATPDEDLEQGLANEESELRFRQLTREYQALQRAYALLQEQKGGILDAEMEVRAQEQLQADTIRYKAKIEDLEKELNLKGQDSRWVEEKQLFLRRNQELYDKLEKMESDCSRLQQELQDSKDQNELLEFRILELEERERKSPPFNHLRMHPFSEGVSALQIYCMKEGVKDVCIPDLIKLLDILGDNGNLRNEEQVAIIQASTVLSLAEKWIQQIEGTEAALHQKMMDLEIEMEMFCKQKGYLEEELDYRKQAMDQAYMQIQDLEATLYNALQQDKAIKYGEPLDELQKDELRSAVEKLRRQMLRKSREFDCQILQERMELLHQAHQRIRDLEDKTEIQRRQIKDLEEKFLFLFLFFSLAFILWP, from the exons ATGGCCAAGAAAGGGCGTACGAAGAGCGAGAAGCCCGAAGCGCTCATCTCTGCCCTACAGGCAGCCAATGAAGATCTCAGGTCCAAGTTGACTGACATTCAAATAGAGCTACACCAAGAAAAATGCAAG GTGAGCAAGCTGGAGCGGGACAAGCTTCAGGAGGTGAAGCGGGTGCGAGAGCAGGAGCAGCACCGGCACACTGCCATGCTGACAGATCAGCGGGCCAAGTGGCACGAAGAAAAGCAAAAGGAGCTCCAGGCTCTGAGGGAAAACCTGACGCGACAGCATGAGCAGGAACTTGCCCGCCACGCCAAAATAAAGGACCAGGAGAACCAGAGGCTCAAAGCCGCACTGAGCGCCATGCGCGATGGCAGCGGAGAGAAG GTGCGCACAGCATTGACCCTGGAAGCCAAGGAGGACGCGCGCCGCTTCTTCGACCAGGAGCGAGTGAAGCTCCTGCAGGAGATCGTGGAGCTGAAGAGCACGAAGAAGCAGACCGACGAGGCTCTCAGCAACATGATCCAGTCCGACAAGATGAAGGCCGGCGACCTGCGGGTGgagcaccagcaccaccaggagCAGATCTCCAAGATCAAGTGGGACAGTGAGAAAGACATCCGCAGACTG GTGGATGAAATCAAATCTAAAGAACGCACCATCTTTGGTCTGGAGAAGGAACTGGAGTCAACGGCGGGTTTCCTACAGAAGCTGCAGCTTCAGAAGGACGCCCTGGACGAACAACTGTTCCTCGTCAAGGAGGCGGAGTGTGGCCTGGGAAGCCCGAAAAGAGAGATTCCAGGCAGAGCTGGAGACGGAGCTGAGCACTGTGGTAGCCCA gaCTTGAGGAGAAACCAGAGGCGTGTTGCTGACCTCAACTCGACCATACGCAAATTGGAGGACCGCAACTCACTGCTGGTTGATGAGAGGAACGAACTG CTGAAGCGAGTTCGGGAGTCAGAGAAGCAGTGTAAGCCGCTGCTGGACAAGCACAAGTTGCTGAGTAAGAGGAATGATGATTTGACTCAGACGATCCAGAAGCTGGAGGAGAAACTCAAGAACCTGACCAAGGAGAACCACGAGATG AAGGAGAAGATCAGCTCCCATCCTCCACTGAAGAAGCTGAAGTCTCTGAATGACCTGGACCAAGCACACGATGACCAGGAAATAGCCTTTCTGAAGCTTCAAGTCCTGGAACAACAAAGCATGATTGATGAGCTGACGAGA GACCGAGAAAAACTtctgagaaagaaaaggcaTAAAAGAAGTTCGAGGCCAATAAAG aggCACATCGTAGTGGACACCTTCTTTGGGTATGATGAAGAGTCTATGGACTCGGAGACGTCTTCAGTGGCTTCGTTCCGGGTGGACAGAACTCCCGCTACTCCAGACGAAGACCTGGAGCAG GGTCTGGCCAACGAGGAGTCGGAGCTGCGTTTCCGACAGCTGACCAGAGAGTATCAGGCGTTGCAACGAGCGTATGCCCTGCTGCAGGAACAGAAAGGAGGCATTCTGGATGCTGAGATGGAGGTCAGG GCTCAGGAACAGCTCCAAGCAGACACGATCAGGTATAAAGCCAAAATAGAGGACTTGGAGAAGGAACTGAACCTGAAGGGACAG GACTCCAGATGGGTGGAGGAGAAGCAGCTCTTCTTACGAAGGAATCAGGAGCTATACGACAAG CTGGAAAAGATGGAGTCGGACTGTAGTCGACTGCAGCAGGAGCTGCAAGACTCCAAAGATCAGAATGAACTGCTGGAGTTCAGGATACTGGAGCTGGAG GAGCGCGAGAGGAAGTCCCCTCCATTCAACCACCTGAGGATGCATCCTTTCTCTGAGGGAGTCAGCGCTCTGCAGATCTACTGTATGAAGGAGGGGGTCAAG GACGTGTGCATACCAGATCTCATCAAACTTCTAGATATTCTGGGAGACAATGGG AATTTAAGAAATGAAGAGCAAGTGGCCATTATTCAGGCCAGCACTGTTTTGTCGCTAGCAGAAAAG TGGATTCAACAGATTGAGGGGACGGAGGCAGCGCTGCACCAGAAGATGATGGACCTGGAGATAGAGATG GAGATGTTCTGTAAACAGAAAGGATATCtagaggaggagctggactACAGAAAACAGGCCATGGACCAGGCTTAcatg CAAATCCAGGATTTGGAAGcaacgttatacaacgctctgCAGCAGGACAAG GCGATAAAGTACGGCGAGCCTCTGGATGAACTTCAGAAGGACGAGCTGCGGTCGGCGGTGGAGAAGCTGAGGAGGCAGATGCTGAGGAAGAGTCGGGAGTTCGACTGCCAGATCCTCCAGGAGAGGATGGAGCTGCTGCACCAGGCACAccag
- the jakmip2 gene encoding janus kinase and microtubule-interacting protein 2 isoform X2 encodes MAKKGRTKSEKPEALISALQAANEDLRSKLTDIQIELHQEKCKVSKLERDKLQEVKRVREQEQHRHTAMLTDQRAKWHEEKQKELQALRENLTRQHEQELARHAKIKDQENQRLKAALSAMRDGSGEKVRTALTLEAKEDARRFFDQERVKLLQEIVELKSTKKQTDEALSNMIQSDKMKAGDLRVEHQHHQEQISKIKWDSEKDIRRLVDEIKSKERTIFGLEKELESTAGFLQKLQLQKDALDEQLFLVKEAECGLGSPKREIPGRAGDGAEHCGSPDLRRNQRRVADLNSTIRKLEDRNSLLVDERNELLKRVRESEKQCKPLLDKHKLLSKRNDDLTQTIQKLEEKLKNLTKENHEMKEKISSHPPLKKLKSLNDLDQAHDDQEIAFLKLQVLEQQSMIDELTRDREKLLRKKRHKRSSRPIKRHIVVDTFFGYDEESMDSETSSVASFRVDRTPATPDEDLEQGLANEESELRFRQLTREYQALQRAYALLQEQKGGILDAEMEVRAQEQLQADTIRYKAKIEDLEKELNLKGQLEKMESDCSRLQQELQDSKDQNELLEFRILELEERERKSPPFNHLRMHPFSEGVSALQIYCMKEGVKDVCIPDLIKLLDILGDNGNLRNEEQVAIIQASTVLSLAEKWIQQIEGTEAALHQKMMDLEIEMEMFCKQKGYLEEELDYRKQAMDQAYMQIQDLEATLYNALQQDKAIKYGEPLDELQKDELRSAVEKLRRQMLRKSREFDCQILQERMELLHQAHQRIRDLEDKTEIQRRQIKDLEEKFLFLFLFFSLAFILWP; translated from the exons ATGGCCAAGAAAGGGCGTACGAAGAGCGAGAAGCCCGAAGCGCTCATCTCTGCCCTACAGGCAGCCAATGAAGATCTCAGGTCCAAGTTGACTGACATTCAAATAGAGCTACACCAAGAAAAATGCAAG GTGAGCAAGCTGGAGCGGGACAAGCTTCAGGAGGTGAAGCGGGTGCGAGAGCAGGAGCAGCACCGGCACACTGCCATGCTGACAGATCAGCGGGCCAAGTGGCACGAAGAAAAGCAAAAGGAGCTCCAGGCTCTGAGGGAAAACCTGACGCGACAGCATGAGCAGGAACTTGCCCGCCACGCCAAAATAAAGGACCAGGAGAACCAGAGGCTCAAAGCCGCACTGAGCGCCATGCGCGATGGCAGCGGAGAGAAG GTGCGCACAGCATTGACCCTGGAAGCCAAGGAGGACGCGCGCCGCTTCTTCGACCAGGAGCGAGTGAAGCTCCTGCAGGAGATCGTGGAGCTGAAGAGCACGAAGAAGCAGACCGACGAGGCTCTCAGCAACATGATCCAGTCCGACAAGATGAAGGCCGGCGACCTGCGGGTGgagcaccagcaccaccaggagCAGATCTCCAAGATCAAGTGGGACAGTGAGAAAGACATCCGCAGACTG GTGGATGAAATCAAATCTAAAGAACGCACCATCTTTGGTCTGGAGAAGGAACTGGAGTCAACGGCGGGTTTCCTACAGAAGCTGCAGCTTCAGAAGGACGCCCTGGACGAACAACTGTTCCTCGTCAAGGAGGCGGAGTGTGGCCTGGGAAGCCCGAAAAGAGAGATTCCAGGCAGAGCTGGAGACGGAGCTGAGCACTGTGGTAGCCCA gaCTTGAGGAGAAACCAGAGGCGTGTTGCTGACCTCAACTCGACCATACGCAAATTGGAGGACCGCAACTCACTGCTGGTTGATGAGAGGAACGAACTG CTGAAGCGAGTTCGGGAGTCAGAGAAGCAGTGTAAGCCGCTGCTGGACAAGCACAAGTTGCTGAGTAAGAGGAATGATGATTTGACTCAGACGATCCAGAAGCTGGAGGAGAAACTCAAGAACCTGACCAAGGAGAACCACGAGATG AAGGAGAAGATCAGCTCCCATCCTCCACTGAAGAAGCTGAAGTCTCTGAATGACCTGGACCAAGCACACGATGACCAGGAAATAGCCTTTCTGAAGCTTCAAGTCCTGGAACAACAAAGCATGATTGATGAGCTGACGAGA GACCGAGAAAAACTtctgagaaagaaaaggcaTAAAAGAAGTTCGAGGCCAATAAAG aggCACATCGTAGTGGACACCTTCTTTGGGTATGATGAAGAGTCTATGGACTCGGAGACGTCTTCAGTGGCTTCGTTCCGGGTGGACAGAACTCCCGCTACTCCAGACGAAGACCTGGAGCAG GGTCTGGCCAACGAGGAGTCGGAGCTGCGTTTCCGACAGCTGACCAGAGAGTATCAGGCGTTGCAACGAGCGTATGCCCTGCTGCAGGAACAGAAAGGAGGCATTCTGGATGCTGAGATGGAGGTCAGG GCTCAGGAACAGCTCCAAGCAGACACGATCAGGTATAAAGCCAAAATAGAGGACTTGGAGAAGGAACTGAACCTGAAGGGACAG CTGGAAAAGATGGAGTCGGACTGTAGTCGACTGCAGCAGGAGCTGCAAGACTCCAAAGATCAGAATGAACTGCTGGAGTTCAGGATACTGGAGCTGGAG GAGCGCGAGAGGAAGTCCCCTCCATTCAACCACCTGAGGATGCATCCTTTCTCTGAGGGAGTCAGCGCTCTGCAGATCTACTGTATGAAGGAGGGGGTCAAG GACGTGTGCATACCAGATCTCATCAAACTTCTAGATATTCTGGGAGACAATGGG AATTTAAGAAATGAAGAGCAAGTGGCCATTATTCAGGCCAGCACTGTTTTGTCGCTAGCAGAAAAG TGGATTCAACAGATTGAGGGGACGGAGGCAGCGCTGCACCAGAAGATGATGGACCTGGAGATAGAGATG GAGATGTTCTGTAAACAGAAAGGATATCtagaggaggagctggactACAGAAAACAGGCCATGGACCAGGCTTAcatg CAAATCCAGGATTTGGAAGcaacgttatacaacgctctgCAGCAGGACAAG GCGATAAAGTACGGCGAGCCTCTGGATGAACTTCAGAAGGACGAGCTGCGGTCGGCGGTGGAGAAGCTGAGGAGGCAGATGCTGAGGAAGAGTCGGGAGTTCGACTGCCAGATCCTCCAGGAGAGGATGGAGCTGCTGCACCAGGCACAccag